The Brassica napus cultivar Da-Ae chromosome C7, Da-Ae, whole genome shotgun sequence genome has a segment encoding these proteins:
- the LOC111213083 gene encoding serine/threonine-protein kinase tricornered — protein sequence MESFSETDHEEVAAKMTSEVGENFEDEGLVSNSTLEKVAAAKKYIEDHYNKRMRHIQQRKERRLVLEQKIASLDVSEKEQLELLEDLQRKETEYTRLMRNRLCVDDFDLLSIIGRGAFGEVRLCREKKTGNIYAMKKLKKSEMLSRGQVEHVRAERNLLAEVASDCIVKLYYSFQDPEYLYLIMEYLSGGDVMTLLMREETLTETVARFYIAQSILAIESIHKHNYVHRDIKPDNLLLDKHGHMKLSDFGLCKPLDCRNISAMNVNEPLNDENTNESIDDDENCSIGRRGRRWKSPLEQLQHWQINRRKLAYSTVGTPDYIAPEVLLKKGYGVECDWWSLGAIMYEMLVGYPPFYSDDPVTTCRKIVSWRTQLVFPDDARLTPEARDLICSLLCDSDHRLGSHGAGAEQIKAHPWFKDVEWEKLYEMDAAFKPVVNGELDTQNFMKFDEVDCPKPTRTGSGPSWKVSITPQNINFVGYTYRNFDAVRSSRHSLDIKGSLSPPRSSTDSTRSDSAIDYALLSTVDASQQ from the exons ATGGAGAGTTTCAGTGAAACGGATCACGAGGAGGTGGCGGCGAAGATGACGTCGGAGGTTGGGGAGAATTTTGAGGATGAAGGGTTGGTTTCGAACTCGACGTTGGAGAAAGTTGCTGCAGCGAAGAAGTATATAGAGGACCATTACAACAAACGCATGAGACACATCCAGCAACGTAAAGAAAG GCGTTTGGTGCTAGAACAAAAGATAGCATCTTTAGATGTATCAGAAAAAGAACAACTCGAGTTGCTTGAGGATTTGCAGAGGAAAGAGACTGAGTATACTAGGTTGATGAGGAACAGGCTCTGCGTTGATGATTTTGATCTTCTCAGTATTATTGGTAGAGGAGCTTTCGGCGAG GTAAGGCTATGCCGTGAGAAAAAGACTGGCAACATTTATGCcatgaagaagctgaagaagtcTGAAATGCTTAGTAGGGGGCAA GTTGAGCATGTTAGAGCTGAGAGGAACTTGCTAGCAGAAGTTGCTAGTGACTGTATTGTGAAGCTTTATTATTCGTTCCAAGATCCAGAATACTTGTACCTTATCATGGAGTATTTGTCTGGTGGTGATGTGATGACATTGCTTATGAGGGAAGAGACTTTGACTGAGACCGTCGCTCGGTTTTACATTGCACAAAGTATTTTGGCTATTGAGTCCATACATAAACATAACTATGTTCACAG GGATATAAAACCAGACAATCTTCTGTTGGACAAGCATGGTCATATGAAGCTGTCAGATTTTGGTCTTTGTAAACCTCTCGATTGTAGAAACATTTCGGCCATGAACGTAAATGAGCCTTTGAATGATGAGAATACAAATGAATCAATCGATGATGATGAGAACTGCTCAATAGGACGCCGTGGAAGGCGTTGGAAGAGCCCATTGGAACAGCTGCAGCATTGGCAGATAAACAGAAGAAAACTG GCATATTCAACTGTTGGTACTCCTGATTATATTGCGCCTGAAGTGTTGCTGAAGAAGGGATATGGTGTAGAGTGTGACTG GTGGTCTTTGGGAGCCATTATGTATGAGATGCTCGTTGGTTATCCCCCATTCTACTCAGATGACCCCGTGACAACATGTAGAAAG ATCGTGAGCTGGAGAACTCAACTTGTATTCCCAGATGATGCAAGGTTGACACCTGAGGCACGAGATCTCATTTGCAGCTTGCTTTGCGATTCTGATCATAGGCTTGGTTCTCATGGAGCCGGAGCTGAGCAAATCAaa GCTCATCCTTGGTTCAAAGATGTGGAATGGGAAAAGCTATATGAGATGGATGCAGCTTTCAAGCCAGTAGTCAATGGAGAGCTTGATACCCAGAATTTCATGAAATTCGATGAG GTGGATTGTCCAAAACCAACAAGAACAGGATCTGGACCTTCATGGAAG GTGAGCATAACCCCTCAAAATATCAATTTTGTGGGATATACATACAGAAACTTTGACGCTGTCCGTAGCTCTCGCCATTCTTTAG ATATCAAAGGAAGCCTTTCGCCACCACGCTCATCAACTGACTCCACCCGAA GTGACTCTGCCATTGATTACGCACTACTCTCTACCGTTGATGCTTCACAACAATGA